One Streptococcus sp. DTU_2020_1001019_1_SI_AUS_MUR_006 DNA window includes the following coding sequences:
- a CDS encoding amino acid ABC transporter permease, which produces MQDSGMQVLFQGNNLLRILQGLGVTIGISILSVLLSMIFGTVMGIIMTSHSRVIRFLTRFYLEFIRIMPQLVLLFIVYFGLARNFNINISGETSAIIVFTLWGTAEMGDLVRGAITSLPKHQFESGQALGLTKVQLYYHIIIPQVLRRLLPQAINLVTRMIKTTSLVVLIGVVEVTKVGQQIIDSNRLTIPTASFWIYGTILVLYFAVCFPISKLSTHLEKHWRN; this is translated from the coding sequence ATGCAGGATTCGGGAATGCAAGTACTCTTTCAGGGAAATAATCTCCTGAGAATTTTACAAGGATTGGGAGTCACGATTGGAATTTCTATCCTGTCTGTCCTCTTATCCATGATTTTCGGAACGGTTATGGGAATTATCATGACCTCTCATTCTAGAGTGATTCGCTTCTTAACACGCTTCTATCTAGAATTTATCCGGATCATGCCCCAGCTGGTGCTTCTCTTCATCGTTTACTTCGGCTTGGCTCGAAACTTTAATATCAATATCTCTGGAGAGACTTCTGCCATTATCGTTTTCACCCTCTGGGGAACAGCTGAGATGGGGGACTTGGTCCGTGGGGCTATCACTTCCCTACCGAAACATCAGTTTGAGAGCGGACAAGCTCTTGGCTTAACTAAAGTGCAACTCTACTACCATATCATCATCCCGCAAGTCTTGAGAAGACTGCTCCCACAAGCTATCAACCTTGTCACTCGGATGATTAAAACGACTTCCTTAGTTGTTTTGATTGGGGTTGTTGAAGTTACCAAAGTTGGACAACAAATCATCGATAGTAATCGTCTAACTATCCCAACCGCTTCCTTTTGGATTTATGGAACCATCCTAGTCTTGTATTTCGCGGTTTGCTTCCCTATTTCCAAACTATCTACTCACTTAGAAAAACATTGGAGGAATTAA
- a CDS encoding amino acid ABC transporter ATP-binding protein, which translates to MSETILEIKELKKSFGDNPILQGLSLDIKKGEVVVILGPSGCGKSTLLRCLNGLESIQGGDILLDGQSIVENKKDFHLVRQKIGMVFQSYELFPHLDVLQNLILGPIKAQGRDKKEVTDEALQLLERVGLLDKQHSFARQLSGGQKQRVAIVRALLMHPEIILFDEVTASLDPEMVREVLELINDLAQEGRTMILVTHEMQFAQAIADRIIFLDQGKIAEEGTAQEFFTNPQTKRAQEFLNVFDFSQFGSYL; encoded by the coding sequence ATGTCTGAAACTATTTTAGAAATCAAGGAACTAAAAAAATCCTTCGGAGACAATCCTATCCTCCAAGGACTTTCTCTAGATATCAAAAAGGGAGAAGTGGTCGTCATCTTAGGACCCTCTGGTTGTGGGAAAAGTACCCTTCTTCGCTGTCTCAATGGTTTAGAAAGTATTCAAGGGGGAGATATCCTGCTGGATGGTCAGTCCATCGTTGAAAATAAAAAAGATTTTCACCTGGTTCGCCAAAAGATCGGTATGGTCTTTCAAAGTTATGAACTCTTTCCTCACTTGGATGTCCTTCAAAATCTTATCTTAGGACCTATCAAGGCTCAAGGGAGAGACAAAAAAGAGGTTACTGATGAAGCTCTGCAACTACTAGAACGTGTCGGACTTCTAGATAAACAACATAGCTTCGCTCGCCAATTATCCGGCGGACAAAAGCAACGGGTTGCTATCGTTCGTGCCCTTCTCATGCATCCAGAAATCATTCTTTTTGACGAGGTAACGGCTTCACTGGATCCAGAAATGGTACGTGAGGTTTTGGAACTTATCAATGACTTGGCACAGGAAGGGCGTACTATGATTCTGGTAACCCATGAAATGCAGTTTGCCCAAGCCATTGCGGACCGCATTATCTTCCTTGACCAAGGGAAGATTGCTGAAGAAGGAACGGCTCAAGAATTCTTCACAAATCCACAAACCAAACGAGCACAAGAATTTTTAAACGTCTTTGACTTTAGCCAGTTTGGCTCATATCTATAA
- a CDS encoding cysteine ABC transporter substrate-binding protein produces the protein MKLLKPILTVFALAFALIFVTACSSGGSSDTSSTKATAKARTIDEIKKSGELRIAVFGDKKPFGYVDNDGSYQGYDIELGNQLAQDLGVKVKYVSVDAANRAEYLISNKVDITLANFTVTDERKKQVDFALPYMKVSLGVVSPKTGLITDVKQLEGKTLIVTKGTTAETYFEKNHPEVKLQKYDQYSDAYQALLDGRGDAFSTDNTEVLAWALENKGFEVGITSLGNPDTIAPAVQKGNQELLDYINQEIEKLGKENFFHKAYEKTLHPTYGDAAKADDLVVEGGKVD, from the coding sequence ATGAAACTACTTAAACCAATTCTAACTGTTTTTGCTCTAGCATTTGCGCTTATCTTTGTCACAGCTTGTAGTTCAGGCGGAAGCTCTGATACTTCGTCTACTAAGGCAACTGCCAAAGCTCGCACCATTGATGAAATTAAGAAAAGTGGCGAACTTCGAATCGCGGTATTTGGAGACAAAAAACCGTTTGGTTATGTTGACAACGATGGTTCTTACCAAGGTTATGATATCGAACTAGGTAACCAATTAGCACAAGACCTTGGTGTCAAGGTCAAATACGTTTCTGTCGATGCTGCCAACCGTGCTGAATACTTGATTTCAAACAAAGTTGATATCACCCTTGCCAACTTCACAGTTACTGACGAACGTAAGAAACAAGTTGACTTTGCCCTTCCTTACATGAAAGTTTCTCTCGGTGTTGTGTCACCTAAGACTGGTCTAATTACAGATGTTAAGCAACTTGAAGGCAAAACCTTGATTGTTACAAAAGGAACGACTGCTGAAACTTACTTTGAGAAAAATCACCCAGAAGTAAAACTTCAAAAATATGACCAATATAGCGATGCCTATCAAGCTCTTCTTGACGGACGTGGAGATGCCTTTTCTACTGACAATACTGAAGTCCTAGCTTGGGCGCTTGAAAATAAAGGATTTGAAGTAGGAATTACTTCTCTAGGTAACCCAGATACCATTGCACCAGCAGTTCAAAAGGGTAACCAAGAACTTCTTGACTACATCAACCAAGAAATCGAAAAATTAGGTAAGGAAAACTTCTTCCACAAAGCCTATGAAAAAACACTCCACCCAACTTACGGTGACGCTGCTAAAGCAGATGACCTGGTTGTTGAAGGTGGAAAAGTTGACTAA
- the pyrE gene encoding orotate phosphoribosyltransferase: MTLAKDIASHLLKIQAVYLKPEEPFTWASGIKSPIYTDNRVTLAYPETRSLIENGFVEAIKAEFPEVEVIAGTATAGIPHGAIIADKMNLPFAYIRSKPKDHGAGNQIEGRVAQGQKMVVVEDLISTGGSVLEAVAAAKREGADVLGVVAIFSYQLAKADKNFADAGVKLVTLSNYSELIHLAQEEGYITPEGLDLLKRFKEDQENWQNA; this comes from the coding sequence ATGACACTTGCTAAAGACATTGCTAGCCATCTATTGAAAATTCAAGCTGTTTACCTCAAGCCAGAAGAACCTTTTACTTGGGCATCCGGCATTAAGTCACCGATTTATACGGACAACCGTGTGACGCTTGCTTACCCAGAAACGCGTAGCTTGATTGAAAATGGTTTTGTGGAAGCCATCAAGGCAGAATTCCCAGAAGTAGAAGTGATTGCAGGAACAGCGACTGCAGGCATTCCGCATGGTGCCATCATCGCTGACAAGATGAACTTGCCATTTGCCTATATCCGTAGCAAACCAAAAGACCACGGAGCAGGCAACCAAATTGAAGGCCGTGTAGCCCAAGGGCAAAAGATGGTTGTTGTTGAAGACCTTATTTCAACTGGTGGTTCTGTGCTTGAAGCTGTTGCAGCTGCCAAACGCGAAGGAGCGGATGTTCTTGGTGTCGTGGCTATCTTCAGCTATCAATTAGCAAAAGCAGATAAGAACTTTGCGGATGCTGGTGTCAAACTGGTGACCCTTTCAAACTATAGCGAGCTTATCCACCTAGCCCAAGAAGAAGGCTACATCACACCAGAAGGACTTGACCTCCTCAAACGATTTAAAGAAGACCAAGAAAATTGGCAAAATGCTTAA
- the pyrF gene encoding orotidine-5'-phosphate decarboxylase: MRESRPVIALDFPSFEEAKEFLALFPAEEKLYVKVGMEIYYAVGPEVVRYLKSLGHSVFLDLKLHDIPNTVKSTMKILSNLGVDMTNVQAAGGVEMMQAAREGLGDKGILIAVTQLTSTSEEQMQECQNIQTSLQESVIHYAQKTAEAGLDGVVCSAQEAKLIKQATHEDFICLTPGIRPRGTEAGDQKRVVTPGEAYQIGSDYIVVGRPITQAADPVAAYHAIKEEWTQDWV; this comes from the coding sequence ATGCGTGAAAGTCGCCCAGTCATAGCTCTGGATTTTCCAAGTTTTGAAGAAGCCAAGGAGTTTTTAGCCCTATTTCCAGCAGAGGAAAAGCTCTATGTCAAAGTAGGAATGGAAATCTACTATGCTGTAGGACCTGAAGTTGTCCGTTATTTGAAGTCATTAGGACATAGTGTCTTTTTGGATCTCAAACTGCATGATATTCCCAATACAGTCAAATCAACCATGAAAATTTTATCGAACCTGGGAGTTGACATGACCAATGTGCAGGCAGCAGGTGGGGTTGAGATGATGCAAGCAGCGCGTGAAGGATTGGGAGACAAGGGGATTCTCATAGCTGTGACCCAATTAACCTCAACTTCGGAGGAACAAATGCAAGAGTGTCAAAATATCCAAACCAGCCTCCAAGAGTCGGTTATCCACTATGCCCAGAAAACAGCTGAAGCTGGTCTAGATGGAGTCGTTTGCTCGGCCCAAGAAGCCAAGCTTATCAAACAAGCAACTCATGAAGACTTTATCTGTCTGACACCAGGGATTCGCCCAAGAGGGACAGAAGCAGGAGATCAGAAACGGGTAGTAACCCCAGGAGAAGCTTACCAGATTGGCAGTGACTACATCGTAGTTGGGCGTCCGATTACGCAAGCAGCTGATCCAGTCGCAGCCTACCATGCCATCAAAGAAGAATGGACACAAGATTGGGTTTAA
- a CDS encoding cell division protein FtsQ/DivIB translates to MSKDKKQEPTQGKELSEWQKRNQEYLQKKAEEEAQLAKEKAQAEANKKEVAKTPEEETTLSEWQKQNREYLRKKAEEETKEEQESDLSEDTEEEDDSDSNPEEQKESVEDQSSPENEEETTETEQVEEEDEKSEETKVEEKKVKTKKKPTKPSIPRVHIWRAVTILIPSLLFLVFSIYLLTPFSTLKNIEVTGTVETNADQIKEASGIRDSDYTFSLLLNKDKHAEMIKSNHWIESASIHYQFPTNFTIQVKEYGIVAYYVSGEDHYPILSSGTVETSPVSLVSLPETYLSVLFNDEQQVKTLIEQLAEISPEIKQAIKTIELAPTSVTSDMLKITMYDTDEVLVPLSELGKKLPYYSKIKPQLTVPSGIDMEVGIYSYSLADKALEDERIKAKEEEKKKQEEEKKKQEEQGNQNQTTQQSQSR, encoded by the coding sequence ATGTCAAAGGATAAGAAACAAGAGCCAACTCAAGGCAAGGAATTGTCAGAGTGGCAAAAACGAAATCAAGAGTATCTTCAAAAAAAAGCTGAAGAAGAGGCCCAACTAGCCAAAGAAAAGGCCCAAGCAGAAGCCAATAAAAAAGAAGTTGCAAAAACTCCGGAAGAAGAAACCACTTTATCAGAGTGGCAGAAGCAGAACCGTGAATATCTGCGCAAAAAAGCTGAGGAAGAGACCAAGGAAGAACAAGAGTCAGACTTATCTGAGGACACTGAGGAGGAAGATGATTCAGACTCTAATCCTGAAGAGCAGAAGGAAAGTGTAGAAGACCAGTCCTCTCCTGAGAATGAGGAGGAAACTACTGAGACAGAACAAGTAGAAGAAGAGGACGAAAAATCTGAAGAAACAAAAGTAGAAGAAAAGAAGGTTAAAACCAAGAAAAAGCCTACCAAGCCTTCTATTCCTAGAGTTCATATATGGCGTGCTGTTACGATTCTAATCCCGAGTTTGCTTTTCTTGGTCTTTTCGATCTATCTGTTGACGCCCTTCTCAACTCTGAAAAACATAGAAGTCACTGGGACAGTAGAGACCAATGCAGATCAAATCAAAGAGGCTTCAGGGATTCGTGATAGTGACTATACCTTTAGTCTACTTCTCAATAAAGACAAACATGCTGAGATGATTAAGTCCAATCACTGGATTGAATCTGCGAGCATTCACTATCAATTTCCGACCAATTTCACCATCCAGGTCAAGGAATACGGGATTGTAGCCTATTATGTTTCTGGAGAGGACCATTATCCGATTCTTTCTAGTGGGACGGTGGAAACTAGTCCAGTTAGCCTAGTCAGTCTTCCAGAAACCTATCTATCTGTTCTCTTCAACGATGAACAGCAAGTCAAAACCTTGATTGAACAACTGGCTGAAATCAGCCCAGAGATTAAGCAAGCGATCAAAACGATTGAATTGGCTCCAACTAGTGTAACTAGTGATATGCTTAAGATTACCATGTATGATACGGATGAAGTTTTGGTTCCTCTATCCGAACTAGGGAAGAAATTACCTTACTACAGTAAGATTAAACCTCAATTGACAGTACCAAGTGGTATTGATATGGAAGTTGGGATCTATAGTTATAGTTTGGCGGATAAGGCACTTGAGGACGAAAGAATCAAGGCCAAAGAAGAGGAGAAGAAAAAGCAGGAGGAAGAAAAGAAAAAACAAGAGGAACAGGGTAATCAAAATCAAACAACTCAACAATCACAGAGTCGCTAA
- a CDS encoding UDP-N-acetylglucosamine--N-acetylmuramyl-(pentapeptide) pyrophosphoryl-undecaprenol N-acetylglucosamine transferase, whose protein sequence is MKKIVFTGGGTVGHVTLNLLLMPKFIEDGWEVHYIGDKNGIEHHEILKSGLDVTFHSIATGKLRRYFSWQNMVDVFKVTFGILQSLFIMLRLRPQALFSKGGFVSVPPVIAARVCRVPVFIHESDLSMGLANKIAYKFATKMYSTFEQASSLTKVEHVGAVTKVSGPIMEEPEEMVDIRTYFDSKLPTLLFVGGSAGARVFNQLVTDHKEELTSRYNIINLTGDASLNELSSNLYRVDYVTNLYQPLMNMADVVITRGGANTIFELLAMAKLHVIVPLGREASRGDQIENAAYFVKKGYAEELQESDLTLSTLEEKVSKLLTHKEDYQNTMKNSQELKSVADFYELLKKDLS, encoded by the coding sequence ATGAAAAAAATAGTATTTACAGGTGGGGGAACGGTTGGACACGTTACCCTCAACCTTTTGTTAATGCCTAAGTTCATCGAAGATGGCTGGGAAGTCCACTATATTGGTGACAAAAACGGAATTGAGCATCATGAAATCCTCAAGTCAGGTTTAGATGTCACTTTCCATTCTATTGCAACTGGGAAATTGCGCCGATATTTCTCATGGCAAAATATGGTTGACGTCTTTAAGGTTACATTTGGAATCCTTCAATCGCTCTTTATCATGCTCCGTCTTCGTCCACAGGCCCTCTTTTCTAAGGGAGGATTTGTATCTGTTCCACCTGTCATTGCAGCGCGAGTATGTAGAGTACCTGTCTTTATCCACGAGTCTGACCTCTCTATGGGCTTGGCCAATAAAATCGCTTATAAGTTTGCGACTAAGATGTACTCTACTTTTGAACAAGCGTCTAGTCTCACTAAGGTAGAGCACGTTGGAGCTGTGACTAAGGTTTCTGGTCCAATTATGGAAGAACCCGAAGAAATGGTGGATATCCGAACTTACTTTGATAGTAAGTTACCAACCCTTCTCTTTGTAGGTGGTTCTGCTGGTGCGCGTGTCTTTAACCAATTAGTTACAGACCACAAGGAAGAGTTGACTAGTCGCTACAATATCATCAACCTGACAGGTGATGCTAGTTTAAATGAACTAAGTTCAAACCTCTATCGTGTTGACTATGTGACTAACCTCTATCAACCGCTCATGAATATGGCTGATGTTGTCATCACTCGTGGTGGTGCCAATACCATCTTTGAACTCCTTGCTATGGCTAAATTGCATGTCATTGTGCCACTAGGTCGAGAAGCCAGCCGTGGAGATCAGATTGAAAATGCGGCTTACTTTGTGAAAAAAGGCTATGCTGAGGAGTTGCAAGAAAGCGACTTGACCTTGTCAACTTTAGAAGAAAAAGTAAGCAAGCTTTTGACCCACAAAGAAGACTACCAGAACACGATGAAGAATTCTCAGGAATTAAAATCTGTGGCAGATTTTTATGAGCTATTAAAAAAAGATTTATCATAA
- the murD gene encoding UDP-N-acetylmuramoyl-L-alanine--D-glutamate ligase: MKRIDQFENKKVLVLGLAKSGESAARLLDKLGAIVTVNDGKPFEENPAAQSLLEEGIKVVTGGHPLELLDEDFALMVKNPGIPYSNPMIEKALEKGIPVLTEVELAYLISDAPIVGITGSNGKTTTTTMIGEVLTAAGQNGLLSGNIGYPASQVAQTATDKDTLVMELSSFQLMGIQEFHPEIAVITNLMPTHIDYHGSFEAYVEAKWNIQSNMTATDYLVLNFNQDLAKELASKTQATVVPFSTQEKVDGAYLEDGQLYFRGEVVMAANEIGVPGSHNVENALATVAVAKLRGVDNQTIKETLSAFGGVKHRLQFVDQINGVKFYNDSKSTNILATQKALSGFDNSKVILIAGGLDRGNEFDELVPDITGLKKMVILGQSAERVKRAADKAGVAYVDATDIADATRKAYELAEEGDVVLLSPANASWDMYANFEVRGDLFIDTVAELKG, from the coding sequence ATGAAACGAATTGATCAATTTGAAAATAAGAAAGTATTAGTCCTAGGATTGGCAAAATCTGGTGAATCTGCAGCTCGTCTTTTGGACAAGCTAGGTGCCATTGTGACAGTGAATGATGGCAAGCCTTTTGAGGAAAATCCAGCTGCGCAAAGTCTCTTGGAAGAGGGCATCAAGGTTGTCACTGGCGGCCATCCTTTGGAATTATTGGATGAAGATTTTGCTCTCATGGTAAAAAATCCAGGAATTCCTTATAGCAATCCGATGATTGAAAAAGCTCTAGAAAAAGGCATTCCAGTCTTGACAGAGGTTGAGTTGGCCTATTTGATTTCTGATGCACCAATCGTCGGTATTACTGGTTCAAATGGTAAGACAACGACCACAACCATGATTGGTGAAGTTCTGACTGCTGCAGGACAAAATGGTCTTCTTTCTGGGAATATCGGTTACCCTGCAAGCCAGGTAGCTCAGACAGCAACAGATAAGGATACCCTTGTCATGGAGCTATCCTCTTTCCAACTAATGGGAATCCAAGAATTTCATCCTGAAATTGCTGTTATTACCAACCTGATGCCAACACATATTGACTATCACGGTTCTTTTGAAGCCTATGTCGAAGCTAAGTGGAATATTCAAAGCAATATGACAGCGACTGATTACTTAGTATTGAACTTCAACCAAGACTTGGCAAAAGAATTGGCTAGCAAAACACAAGCTACCGTTGTACCATTTTCAACACAGGAAAAGGTTGATGGAGCTTATCTGGAAGATGGTCAACTCTACTTCCGTGGGGAAGTAGTCATGGCAGCGAATGAAATCGGAGTTCCAGGTAGCCACAATGTAGAAAATGCTCTTGCGACGGTTGCTGTGGCCAAGCTTCGTGGTGTGGATAACCAAACCATCAAGGAAACCTTGTCAGCCTTTGGTGGTGTCAAGCACCGTCTCCAATTTGTAGACCAAATCAATGGGGTTAAATTCTATAACGATAGTAAATCAACCAATATCTTGGCAACTCAAAAAGCCTTGTCTGGATTTGACAATAGCAAGGTTATCTTGATTGCTGGTGGTTTAGACCGTGGTAATGAGTTTGACGAATTGGTACCAGATATTACTGGACTTAAGAAAATGGTCATTCTCGGTCAGTCTGCAGAACGTGTCAAACGTGCAGCCGATAAGGCAGGTGTGGCTTATGTGGATGCAACAGATATTGCAGATGCAACCCGCAAGGCTTATGAACTTGCAGAAGAAGGAGATGTGGTTCTCCTCAGTCCTGCTAATGCTAGCTGGGATATGTATGCTAACTTTGAAGTACGTGGAGATCTTTTCATCGACACTGTAGCGGAGTTAAAGGGATAA